From a single Sphaeramia orbicularis chromosome 4, fSphaOr1.1, whole genome shotgun sequence genomic region:
- the LOC115418298 gene encoding LOW QUALITY PROTEIN: TSC22 domain family protein 2-like (The sequence of the model RefSeq protein was modified relative to this genomic sequence to represent the inferred CDS: inserted 2 bases in 1 codon; substituted 1 base at 1 genomic stop codon), with translation MSKMPAKKKSCFQITXVTQAQVAASSITDDTESLEDPDESRTEDLSSQICDVSRADQGQQEVQAAPTGPTNEGPASKSTGTGQTTPHSLGGNVPFPAPAFVPSPVPTLSSSVCPTAPVSSSCSSCFRVIKLDHGTGEPFRRGXWTCTDFYERDSDSSKTVDSIEPNVSHDPTVDGDSGLRTTCSSVVTSSAFSAQAVDNTVDSGHFVTQPNPSEPLQQSYSLIPQIGSVTSAFQPTGYATTASQKPQANIMQPVAPQTFMSNSLSGVQQGAMQQKSPVVPFITERLTLTAPAVNTLFGISISMDGDDDSSSGDSVVAIDNKIEQAMDLVKSHLMYTVREEVEVLKEQIKELYERNSVLDRENVVLKSLANSEELGQLSNQLSQLSNQLGQLSSQLSQDSSTPSPLQQQQQQHPASTNSPSTSPHPLRGCPECPTPAQHHLSMRPPRHMQACASGGHLPLDSLLLLLCCPPP, from the exons ATGTCGAAAATGCCTGCGAAGAAGAAAAGTTGTTTCCAGATCAC AGTGACCCAAGCTCAGGTGGCAGCCAGTAGCATCACAGATGACACCGAGAGTCTGGAGGACCCAGATGAGTCCCGGACGGAGGATTTGTCGTCACAAATATGTGACGTTTCCCGAGCCGACCAGG GGCAGCAGGAGGTCCAGGCGGCCCCCACAGGTCCCACCAATGAGGGACCTGCATCTAAAAGTACTGGCACTGGTCAGACCACCCCACATAGTTTAGGAGGAAATGTGCCTTTCCCAGCTCCAGCCTTTGTCCCCAGTCCAGTCCCCACTCTGTCCAGTAGTGTATGTCCCACAGCTCCagtcagcagcagttgtagttcctGTTTCAGGGTGATTAAACTTGACCATGGTACTGGAGAACCCTTCAGACGGGGCTGATGGACATGCACCGATTTTTATGAGagagattcagattcaagtaAAACTGTGGACAGCATTGAACCAAATGTAAGTCATGATCCCACTGTGGACGGGGACAGTGGGCTGCGGACCACCTGTAGCTCTGTGGTTACTTCTAGTGCTTTTTCTGCACAGGCTGTGGACAACACTGTAGATAGTGGACACTTCGTCACACAGCCCAACCCTTCAGAGCCTCTGCAACAAAGCTACAGCTTGATTCCTCAAATAGGGAGTGTAACAAGTGCCTTCCAGCCCACAGGGTATGCAACAACAGCATCACAGAAACCACAGGCTAACATAATGCAGCCTGTTGCTCCTCAGACCTTTATGTCCAACAGCCTCAGTGGTGTCCAACAAGGTGCTATGCAGCAGAAGTCTCCTGTTGTGCCTTTCATCACTGAGCGTCTCACTCTGACTGCTCCTGCTGTCAACACCCTATTTGGCATTTCCATTAGCATGGATGGAGATGACGACAGTTCATCTGGTGACAGTGTTGTCGCCATCGATAACAAGATTGAACAGGCTATGGACTTGGTGAAGAGTCATCTGATGTACACTGTCCGTGAGGAGGTGGAGGTTCTAAAGGAGCAGATCAAGGAGCTGTATGAGAGAAACTCCGTTTTAGACCGGGAGAACGTCGTTCTGAAATCACTGGCCAACTCAGAGGAGCTGGGTCAGCTGTCCAATCAGCTGAGTCAACTGTCCAATCAGCTGGGTCAGCTGTCCAGTCAGCTGAGTCAGGACAGCAGCACGCCGTCACCGcttcaacagcagcagcaacaacatccGGCTTCAACCAACAGCCCCAGCACCAGCCCACACCCACTACGAGGGTGCCCAGAGTGTCCCACACCAGCCCAACATCACCTCAGCATGAGGCCCCCCAGACACATGCAGGCCTGTGCATCAGGAGGACATCTACCACTGGACAGTCTTCTTCTGCTCCTGTGCTGCCCCCCCCCATAA